Proteins from one Agelaius phoeniceus isolate bAgePho1 chromosome 10, bAgePho1.hap1, whole genome shotgun sequence genomic window:
- the DTYMK gene encoding thymidylate kinase, which produces MAARRGALIALEGVDRAGKSTQGRRLVEALREAGHPADLLRFPDRTTEIGQLISSYLGREKNLEDHTIHLLFSANRWEHVPMMKEKLQQGITVVVDRYAFSGVAFTSAKGNFGLDWCKQPDVGLPKPDLILFLQLNPEAAAERGNFGQERYETSSFQKKVLQCFYSLMEDKTLNWKTVDASKSIEDLHREIKSIAKETMQEVQNKPLGELWK; this is translated from the exons ATGGCGGCACGGCGCGGGGCGCTGATCGCGCTGGAGGGCGTGGATCGGGCCGGGAAGAgcacgcagggccggcggctcGTGGAGGCCCTCCGGGAGGCCGGGCACCCCGCCGACCTCCTCCGCTTCCCGG ACAGAACGACAGAGATTGGGCAGCTGATCAGCTCCTACCTGGGCAGGGAGAAGAACCTGGAGGACCACACCATCCACCTGCTCTTCTCTGCCAACCGCTGGGAGCATGT ACCGATGatgaaggagaagctgcagcaggggaTCACGGTGGTGGTTGACAGATATGCCTTCTCTGGAGTGGCCTTCACGAGTGCCAAAGGG AACTTTGGCCTGGACTGGTGCAAACAGCCTGATGTTGGGCTCCCAAAGCCAGACCTGATCCTGTTCCTCCAGTTAAacccagaagcagcagcagaacgaGGCAACTTTGGACAGGAACGTTATGAGACCAGCTCCTTCCAAAAGAAAGTTCTTCAGTGCTTCTATTCCCTCATGGAGGACAAGACCCTCAACTGGAAG ACAGTGGATGCTTCAAAGAGCATTGAAGACTTGCACAGAGAAATCAAGTCCATTGCAAAGGAAACTATGCAAGAGGTTCAGAATAAACCTTTGGGAGAACTCTGGAAATGA